A single Hemitrygon akajei chromosome 29, sHemAka1.3, whole genome shotgun sequence DNA region contains:
- the dffb gene encoding DNA fragmentation factor subunit beta translates to MGSNRSKLFKVKSLNKDTKYGIVARNLDELLEKGCKKLQLPQNKCRVCLNEDGTEIDADYFLTLKDNCELIILEEGQEWKEAFLVSLDIVCNSLNSKDSEKLTRIANQELFDESSAKRRKFLQDYITLAGENTSAENRDEDKNWFEGVESRFKTKSQYMRYNCAHRMRNYLREVKNHSKELGRDKGKMYDTFVKRIERHLKDKRFNEWYFDRKANANANEGSPLCDSDGYFKCQGSFDKHSCEFFHCINPYSSRGNRIKFSTWNLDHRVEKKRVIIPDIVKAVENKDMNDNKVIEFYELLFTIKNLKLVDILCHDKRKHNISA, encoded by the exons ATGGGCAGCAATCGATCCAAATTATTTAAAGTGAAGAGCTTGAACAAGGACACAAAGTACGGTATCGTGGCCCGCAACTTGGACGAGCTGTTAGAAAAAGGATGTAAGAAATTGCAG ctgccacaaaacaaatgtcGTGTGTGCCTAAATGAAGATGGGACAGAAATTGATGCAGACTATTTCTTAACCTTGAAGGATAACTGCGAGCTCATCATTCTGGAGGAAGGGCAAGAGTGGAAAGAAG CATTTCTTGTCTCTTTGGATATTGTTTGCAATTCATTGAATAGTAAAGATAGCGAAAAACTAACTCGGATTGCAAACCAAGAGCTTTTTGACGAGAGTTCAGCCAAGAGACGGAAATTTCTACAGGATTATATTACATTAGCTGGTGAAAATACTTCGGCTGAAAATCGTGACGAAGATAAAAATTGGTTTGAAG GTGTGGAATCACGATTCAAAACTAAATCACAATACATGAGATACAACTGTGCCCATCGAATGAGAAATTATCTGAGAGAG GTTAAGAACCATTCGAAAGAACTTGGTAGAGACAAGGGGAAAATGTATGATACTTTTGTGAAAAGAATCGAGAGACACCTTAAAGATAAGCGTTTCAATGAATGGTACTTTGACAGGAAAGCAAACGCAAATGCAAATGAAGGAAGTCCGCTTTGTGATTCTGACGGATATTTTAAATGCCAG GGGTCATTTGACAAACATTCCTGTGAGTTTTTTCATTGCATTAATCCATATAGTAGCAGGGGAAACAGAATTAAGTTCAGCACCTGGAATCTGGATCATCG AGTGGAGAAGAAACGGGTTATAATTCCAGATATCGTCAAAGCTGTGGAAAATAAGGACATGAATGATAACAAGGTTATAGAATTCTATGAACTTTTGTTTACTATAAAAAATCTGAAGCTAGTTGACATCCTCTGCCACGATAAAAGGAAGCACAATATTTCTGCGTGA